A region of Cucumis melo cultivar AY chromosome 2, USDA_Cmelo_AY_1.0, whole genome shotgun sequence DNA encodes the following proteins:
- the LOC127148088 gene encoding polygalacturonase-like yields MALHKTLFILFLFLTLASASTFNVVDFGAKPNIGTDSSQAFEEAWASACRATTAVSIYVPKGRFYVKSIAFEGPCNNNDITIRIDGTLLAPSNYAVIANSGNWITFKRVDGVNVFGGVLDAQGFGLWACKNSKSSCPSGATSLEFSNSKNIMVSGLTSLNSQMFHIVINGCQNVKAQGLKISAAGNSPNTDGIHVALSSTVTILNSIIGTGDDCISIGPGTSNLWIENVACGPGHGISIGSLGREVQEDGVENVTVKSATFTNTQNGVRIKTWGKPSNGFARSVIFQDIVMVNVENPIIIDQNYCPDNKGCPGQDSGVKISDVTYRNIHGTSATQVAMKFDCSSKFPCNDITLEDVELSYKNEAAEASCSHAEGSAAGLVQPSSCL; encoded by the exons ATGGCTCTTCACAAAACCTTATTCattcttttcctcttcctcaCTTTGGCCTCGGCTTCCACCTTTAACGTAGTCGATTTCGGTGCAAAACCCAACATCGGAACCGACTCATCGCAGGCGTTCGAGGAAGCTTGGGCTAGTGCATGTCGTGCAACGACAGCCGTGTCCATTTATGTTCCAAAAGGGAGATTCTATGTGAAAAGTATAGCATTTGAAGGGCCTTGCAATAATAATGATATCACTATACGAATTGATGGGACGCTTTTGGCTCCATCAAACTATGCTGTGATTGCAAATTCAGGAAATTGGATCACTTTTAAACGTGTTGATGGTGTTAACGTGTTTGGTGGCGTTCTTGATGCCCAAGGATTTGGATTATGGGCTTGCAAGAATTCCAAAAGCTCTTGCCCCTCCGGAGCCACG TCGTTGGAATTTTCCAATTCAAAGAATATAATGGTTAGTGGCTTAACGTCACTAAATAGTCAAATGTTCCACATAGTAATCAATGGTTGTCAAAATGTGAAAGCACAAGGACTGAAGATATCAGCTGCTGGTAATAGCCCAAACACCGACGGCATTCACGTAGCATTATCCTCAACGGTTACTATCCTCAACTCTATAATTGGCACGGGCGACGATTGCATTTCAATAGGTCCTGGCACGTCGAACTTGTGGATTGAGAATGTTGCTTGTGGACCTGGACATGGAATCAG CATTGGGAGTTTAGGAAGAGAAGTGCAAGAAGATGGTGTTGAGAATGTAACAGTTAAATCTGCTACATTCACAAACACACAAAATGGGGTCAGAATTAAAACATGGGGAAAGCCGAGCAATGGATTTGCAAGAAGCGTTATCTTTCAAGACATTGTAATGGTCAATGTGGAAAATCCTATCATTATTGATCAAAATTATTGCCCCGACAACAAAGGTTGTCCTGGACAG gATTCTGGAGTTAAAATCAGCGATGTGACATATCGAAACATACACGGAACATCAGCGACGCAAGTTGCGATGAAATTCGATTGTAGCTCGAAATTTCCATGCAATGACATAACTTTGGAGGATGTGGAGTTGAGTTATAAGAATGAAGCAGCTGAAGCTTCATGTAGTCATGCTGAAGGAAGTGCTGCTGGTTTAGTTCAGCCATCAAGTTGTTTGTAG